GAAATTAACAAAAAGACTGAGCTAATGTAGCAAAAACATTTCCAAAATTAAATCTAAAATTGACATTAAACCTTTTTCTTAATTTCAGTTGTAGGTTTGTAACAACCCATTGTAGTGGAACTTAGCAGCTTGTTAGATTTGAGGTACAGGTAATCCTGGGCTAATTTGAAACTCAGATCTCATCTGTGGTGTGAAACTTTAAAGATGATTGCACCGTGAGGTGAGCTCTGCCAATTGTTTGTCTCATATTTTGGGCAATTCTTACCACAGAAGGGCAACTATATCAAAACATTAATGTGAAAAGACATTTTGGCATAATTGAATCTTCAGTTATCAATGGCTTAAGGAAAAGAGATCCATTTATTATGAGTCATATCCTGCCTTACATAATGCCAAGTCCTTAAAGCGTTCCCGCTTGCCAATGAAAGGACACAGTTTGATGAGCGCCTGAAACATTTCAGATTACATATGCACAAAGAGTTGACCTGCCTGATGTGACCGCAGGAGTGATGTGCCGTTCCCACAAAAAATGCAAACACTTTCAGTTACTTTAATTCTGGCAAgctgtgatgccaatcaagtccACTTTGGAAAGTGAATTGGCCGTAACCGTTGATTAAAATTGATACGCAACTCAAATAAATTGGTGCTGTTATTGAATCAGGCTGCAAGTCAAAGCAAACTGAGGTCACATTGATCCGAACAAACTGCAGAATGCAAAATTACACCTGAAAACACAATGGTGGGCCAGCTCCGGATCTATATCTCCAAAGGGACTGTCCAGCTCAGTATATTTACTaggcaacttcagtttttgtgtgATTATAGTGATTCTTCTTACGAGTGTGTGCACTCCTGTATTCGCCTGTTAGTGGTTGCTAAAAATGCATCATCCTACTTGAGCATTCCTCTGTTTCTAAAATGTGTCTCTGTCCATATTCATTGCATGATTATACAACACAGCCAAATCGGCAATATTCAGACGTGCACCCAATTCCCATCGTCATTCATAGCCTGGCATACCAAAGATGCTTCAGTGTTAGTGACTGATCAGAGGTCTCTCCGAGTAATTGAAGTGGTAAATCTCGCGATTGATTGAGCACTGTCTTCAATTAGTCTCTCAGCCTGTAATCGCATCGCTCTGATCACAAAGCTGATTTTTCCACGCACTTCTGCAAAACCAAAACAAAGCTATACTTTGAAAGCTCTCGACTTCCAGATGTCTGAATTACAGTCATTTAAATATGCTTTGCAGAGTAATCACTGCTGGAATTTAGGGAATTAGGAATTTCcggacagcaagatcccaccgACAGCAATGCATTCGGTCCTTGTGATTTATTGCAGCGGTGTTCGTTGGGAGAGTCATGTCGGGTCGGACAGAGGCCggatgggtagaggagaatacTTCGGCTCCTGCTGAAATAGTGCTATGTTTTCTTTTTACCTCCACTCCAAGGGGACTTTGGGGGTGGGGAACTGGTCTAATATTTGGGTGAACAGATAGCCACTTCGACGAGGCCGTGTCCTCCTGACCACTCCCCTGGATTGCCAGCCTGGGTGTTTGCTCGCGTCTCCTGACTAGCACTTTAACTCACAAATCTTCGGTTTGCAACATCTCCCTCCCGAGTCTCCCCGAGGTGCAGTGGGGATGTACCGGGCCATTTCCCACTGTTAATTAAAATACAAGTAGGGAGACCGGATTGGCAACgtcatctctgtttctctctccgcagatactgtcagatctgctgagtttctcctgcactttctgtttcCCCCGTGACATCAACATTATTAAGTTGATGTACGAATATTGATCCCGAAACGTTGTATAAAAATTTATATATTCCCTAGTATTGATAATTAATTGGTGCGCCCATCAGCTCCAGTTTGCTTTGACCATCTTCCAGTGTTTTATCTTTCCTGTGGGTgcaggatggctggtttgtgacacTGTGGGATGccaacagcttgggttcaattcctgcaccggcTAAAGTTGATATGAAGCCCTTCTCAGTCTCACCCCTCTCCTGAGGCGTGGcggtcctcaggttaaaccaaccCCAGTGTCTTTTTCTAATGATACAGCATGTCCAGTAATATTATGACGACTTTATCTTTACAGGTGCAACATGTAAATTGTTTTAGTCGGAGCATGGAAGAGTTTGAAGATATTTCAGTCTACATCTTCGGTTCTACTTTCTCCCCAAAATGCTGACACAATGAATTAATGACGCCTCTAATTCTAATGTAAAGTATGGACCAGCAGCCAGAGATATATCTCTCTGGACCACTGTAGTGGACACAGTCCTCTGGGGCCACCAATTAAAGCGGCTCCTGCTGACATCATCGAGATTTCTGCCCGTGGAACAAAAAGAAATCACCGTTTCCCTTTTAATTCTAAGCCAACCCCCGACTGTAGTGAAGCATTTGTTGCCGCGGGATCTCAAACTATGTCCCACATGCAGGGTACCAGCTACAGCCCCGCTGTGGAATCAAACTCCAGCTTTCAAGACCAAGCCGTTCCGTGCAGCGCGACTGTTACCCAACTCACTTACGAGTTAAACGACAAGGCGTCTGGAAATACCTCTCACTGCCGGACAGTTACTGAAACTGATGAGGACTGCAACGGTCTTCACATTATTTTTTGGGTGGCGAGGGTGGAATTATGGAAAGCGGTcgctcttgtggtgtagtggtaatgtccttaTCTCTGacccaggaggcctgagttcaaatcttaGTGGTTCCAGAGATATGCAACAACATCGCTGAACAGGTTCAGTTAAAAACAAGCTGATCTTCCTATTTAATTCACACAACAGTTTAGAATACTTAATCTCTAATGACTACCACTGATGTGTATAAAATAACTTTCCCGCGGTGCTGGGGTTCGGGTCTCTTGTGacgtagtggtagtgtccctacctctgagctggaAGGCCTGGGCTCAAATCCAGAAGTGTGCAATAACATGTCTGAGCCAGCTGATGTAAAAATACCGCCGTAGTTCTGAAGGTAACTCCGCGATGCTAGGTAGCAGTTTGATCGCATTGACGTGAAAGCGATGTGCTGTCTGCTCGTGGTTCAGAACACGCTCCCGTCAGATTACGCAGCCCCTACAAACTGAACCGAACTGATCATTAACTAAGCTTTCCTTAAATTCAGAAAGCAATCTCCGGAAGAGTTTTATTGCAGTGTCGAGCACACCGAGAATGTGTGCTAGCCAGTCACTACGAACCCTGCCTTGatctcaaacacacaaacagaaattgctgggaaaactcagcaggtctgggatcatctgtgcagagaaatcagagttaacgctttgggtccagtgacccttcctcaaaatctcAAGGCAGTTCTAACTGCTCAGCCACTTTACCTGGACCGTAATACTACCGCCGCCCCCCGTCATGTGGACCTCCAGTTTCCAGTTGGCAATGTTGGAGATCTTGAGAATTCCACTAACCCGCGAGCATTACAAGagggaacaagaaatgtttgccTGAGCAATGGCCTGTTGAGTTTGATGAAATTGTGGGCGATTGGCAATAAATCATTTCAACCACATTTAATTCAAGGTCCATTAAAACGACAGctctttttgaagaagggtcgaggcccgaaacgtcagctttcctgctcctctgatgctgccggatctgctgtgttcatccagctctacaccttgttatctcaggtcttAGCAGGGtctttgtggcacagtggtgggGTCCTTATCTctgaatccaaagatgtgcatgttaatgtggcttggccatgctaaattgcccatagcgtccagggctGTGTATGCTAGGCGGGTTAGCCGTGGGAagtgcaggcttacagggatagggtagcagggatggcctgggtgggatgctcttcagagggtcggtgtggactcgaatGGCCTGCTCTTACACTATAGAAATTATATGAAACTATCACTGAGCCGGTGAACTCGGGTTCTAATCCCACCTGCTCTGGGAATGTGCAATGCCAACTCTCAACAGTTTGAGTTGAAAATATCTGCAAGCGAAAAAGAAGGCCTGTTGGGGCACGGTGGTAAagtccctacctctaagccagggcAGCCCATTTACGTCCTacttgttccagagatgtgtctTTCAACAAAAGAAATCTAaaattggcggggggggggggggaggatggaGAGAATTAGAAACATATCCAGAAAATCACGTGGTCTCCAATCTGCGATATTCTACTCACTAACATTTCCTCTGTCGCCCCGCACCCCTCCATTCTAGTTCTGAAATAGTTTCTGCTTATCCTAGAGTTGTGTGAGGCCGTTCGTAGCCCCCGCGTAAACGCCGAAGTAACACATCTGTTGATTAAATGCCGGGGACGGACtttgatgcactgactgactgagcTCCAAGAGTTCCCCCAGCTTTCGTCAGGCGAGTGAGGCTGGGGAGGCATTCTGGGCACTGCATTTGGGAAAGATGGAGCATTAACATAAGGGGCGTGTACGGATGGAAGCAGACTGGGAGGTAGAGCGTGGGGCACGTCATGAGCTTTAGAAAACCCGAAGAGGAGCTGGAGAGAAATGTCATTCACGCGGTTCGAATGAGGAACAGCTCCCGAGACTGAACGTTACGGGTGGGAGCAGTCCACGGGCTCACTGTCCTCTCGTCCAACCGCCGCCACTAAATCACTAGAATCTCTCACCGTGggattcctgtttttgttttataaagcTGGACTGGCTGAAGGGGATAGCGAGCAGGAGTCCGGAGCAGTTATCTCTGCACCGTTTGGGCTGACCGTCCCCAGCCCAACGCCCACAGCCCCCTCTCCCCTTTGTGAGCTCCCTCAAAGGCCGAGCCGGGACCATGCCCCCCAGGACCCTTCTGCACAAGGTGACTGTCCGATCAGTGTATCAACAGTGAAGCCAGAGACGACGTTATGTCGAGGTAACGGTCACGGTCTTCGCCCGCGAGACAGCGAGGGggcccgggtcagtgttactgaaGAGGGTCGGACAGGGTCTGGGGAGGTGTCCGGAGGGACAAAGTTTGCTCTAAGCCGCTCTGTGACTGGGTAGACATGGCTGCAGAGATGGCCAGGGGTCTGGTCAAGGCGGCCGTGATGAAATTCTCCGATGTGATCGGTGAAAGAACTAAGCAGATACGCGGAGCGATGCAAGAACCGCGCCGGCAGCGAAGGATCATGCTAGTTATAGTGTGTACTGCGCTGCTCCTAGACAACATGCTCTACATGGTCATTGTTCCGATTATACCGAACTACCTGGAAACTCTCCGAACTTACAAACTGGTCTATGTCACCTCAGCTTCCAATGGAACCAATGGCTCAGCTCTGAATTCCAGCCAGAGAGCCGTCCTGTACAGCAACCCCAATGCAAACGAAGACATACAAATCGGTGTGCTTTTTGCTTCCAAAGCCATTCTGCAGCTGCTCGCCAACCCGTTGACTGGCACTTTCATTGACCGTGTGGGCTGTGACATCCCTCTGTTCATCGGCCTGATCATCATCTTCCTCTCTACCCTCACCTTTGCCTTCGGCGAAAGTTACGCCATGTTATTCGTGGCCAGGAGCCTGCAGGGTTTGGGCTCTGCATTTGCAGACACCTCGGGCATTGCAATGATCGCGGACAGGTACACAGAAGAGTCAGAGAGGAGCAGCGCGCTGGGCATCGCCTTAGCGTTCATCTCCTTCGGGAGTTTAGCGGCGCCCCCTTTCGGAGGGATACTGTACCAATTCGCGGGGAAGCGCGTCCCCTTCCTGGTGCTGTCGTTTGTCTCCCTGCTGGATGGGATCTTGTTGCTGACGGTGGTGAGCCCTTTCACCGGCAGAACCCGGGAGAACATGCCGCAGGGCAGCCCAATCTATAAACTCATGATCGACCCTTACATCGCGGTGGTGGCCGGGGCCCTGACAACCTGTAACATCCCCCTGGCTTTCCTGGAGCCCACCATATCCAATTGGATGAAGCAGACAATGAACGCGAGTGAATGGCAAATGGGGCTGACGTGGCTGCCAGCGTTTTTCCCGCACATCCTGGGTGTATATGTGACTGTCAGGCTTGCTGCCAAATATCCCAACTACCAGTGGTTCTACGGGGCCATCGGCATGGTTATAATCGGTGCTAGCTCATGTACAGTTCCAGCTTGCAGGAATTTCGAGGAACTCATCATCCCGTTGTGCTCCCTGTGTTTTGGAATAGCGCTAGTGGACACTGCCCTGTTACCCACCCTTGCCTTCCTGGTGGATGTTCGCCATGTGTCAGTGTATGGCAGTGTGTATGCTATAGCCGACATCTCTTATTCGGTTGCTTATGCCCTGGGACCTATTGTGGCCGGGCAGATTGTCCACACTCTGGGCTTTGTACAGCTCAACCTCGGCATGGGCTGTGTCAACGTCCTGTACGCGCCCACCCTCCTGCTGCTCAGAAACGTGTGCCAAATGAAACCCTCTCTCTCCGAGAGAAATGTCCTTCTGGAGGAGGGACCCAAAGGGCTGTACGACACCATCAGAATGGAAGAACGCAGCACGGGGAAGAAAGGGTATGGCAGCTCGGCCGGAAACTACTCCACGGCCGGGGGCCTGGATAACATCGGGTTCGACAGCTCCAGGAGAAACCAGCTCCTGTCTGAAGATGATTCATCGGGTAGTGATTACAGCTAACCTCGGCACTCTCCCACAGCTACATCTTCCAAGGACATAACGCTAATGAGATGCAACATCCCATTGCCCGTTTGTGATGTACTAGATGTCTAATATAAGCATTAATCATTGCCCGTGAATTACTTTTGTATAATTTATGTCATCGCTTATTTCACTTGTTTTAAGGAGGTGGAGAGTGGGATAAAGATGTAAAGATTATAATTCTCATTCTACCAGAACCCAGCATTCCCTCCATTTGTCAACAATCTCTGTAACTGATGTCCAGTGCTCCTTTGGCTGAATTGTATTGCTATGTACTGGTTTTAGTTTGTAAATCTTTGTGAGGAGTAAATCGTTGTGTGTATTTAAACAAAACTCATGGATACATTCAGGGATCTGATGTCAAGCGAATAATTGTACATACTGTATGTTCCTTAGACTGTTCTCCCAAACCATTTGAATTGAAGCAGGAGTGATTGTGTATTTTTCTCGGAGAATAATCTCTTTATGGGACTACCTGTGTTTCGACCATTGTCTGCTGCTATATTATAAATACAATGTCAGATTAAAGCCTGGATCGAGACACAGTGATTGAGTTTGAATAAATCGGTATCCCAATCACATCATTCACGCATCCACAGCCGGATACGCTCACTCCACTGCACTTGGTGAAAAGCGAAAGGTTTGGCGCGTTCCACATTGTACTTGCTTTAAGAGTAGTTGCATTTTCACTTTTCACGCACAATACATTCCAATATTACCAAACCTTACCGACCCTTGAAATGCAGTTGCTGTGAATTTAACAAATGCACATAATTGGAATGATAtggttaagctaactggcttcaTCTCCAACACTTAATAATTAAAATATTCTCCGTGTTTTACTGAGGTGAATTCGAGACCTGCTCGGAATTCTGTGGGCCGTTATTTGGTTCCAGAAGGCAAGCTGTCTGAGCCTCACGTAGCAATAAGGTGGGGCACGCTTACTCTACGGGCACTCAACATGAAAACTGTTCCGTGAACTAATAATGCAATCGTCAGAAATATCCACAGATATTGATAAAACCAGAACAGATGATTGTTACAGAAGAACTGTAGGCAGGATGAGTGGAATaaaagtcatttaaaaaaaaacagcctttgTTAAGATTTGGGGTGTACTATCTGACAGAACGATGGAAATTGATTCATTGGGAGCTGTTACAAGGATTtggatttttaaataaattgaaggtgtgtgtgtggatgtgtgttgaTGGACGAGAATGTGGATAaagaactgagcagaggtgttaaCTGGATAGTTCGTTGAAACAGCTGACACAcacttgatgggcccaatggtCTGAATCATGGTTCCATTCTATAAatcagtgaaaaggaaggaatCAGACCGCATCCGAGAATTTTCTTTAGTTCATACATTGGACATCATGGTTATAGAAATCAAAAGGGAGGCTAATCAATGGGTGGACACTGTTACAAGTTGAAGTTTATCATGCAGATTGGAGGTTAAATAACATTACAGTCTACATTGTAAagagcaaatgctggagatcgcagCAGGTCGGACGGCATCCACGGATAACACActgcgatctccagcatttgtcgttttcagtacagattccagcaactgcagtattttgctcctACAACGTTACAGTCCGCACGGTCTGCCGCAGCCGTGAGCACGTTCGATACCAGGAAGACCAAATGAGTTTCtgagaaatctaaaacaaaacggCCAACTCCGAGTGAGGTGGACGAGTTGCAACCTGTTGtaacttgaacaaaaacagagaaaatcCTTGTAGAATTAAGATGGCTCGACGTCCACGTGTGACCAGACCTCAAAATGACTGGGtagaaaaacacatctggaaAAACGAGCCGAAATAACTATCAGCTTTGTCCAGAATCTGCGCGCGGTGCACGGAAAGCTTAATTGTTCCTTCGGTGGACATTGAGTTTCAAAACGTTAGAATTTACCCAAACGGAAATCTCTGGAAAAAAAGCTCACAACAAACAATTGCCGCACATGATGAATTCATCAATAGAATTTGCCACGAAATACAGTCTGAGAATGCGGAGGTCATTTTTCACACGTTTAGGAGTAAACGTCATTTTTGatacatttatttttgaaaaacgAGTGGGCTGTTTTAATTCAAATTAATCTAACAAATTGCAACAAACGAAAAAAAGGGTTAGCTCGTGGTGCTTTTGGTTGGAGAATTTGATTGATGGGGAAAGAGGTAACTAATGAGGGACTTTAGTTTGAAATAAGGTTTCTAAATGCGTTGGAATATTTCAATGAAGTAGGTCAATAGTTAATACCTCGTATAACGATTGCTTGAGTTAGGTGCTAACTGTGCCCTGGGTTATGCCATCTGAGGGTGAAAACTAATGGAACCTTCGATTAAAATCTAGAACAACACATCAATCGTCCTTTACCGCGAAATTATTTGTTACACAAGTTGCAATACTCTTTCAGCACCTTCCCAGTAATAGCCAGCAATTATTAATGCTTTCGACCAGGATCTATCTTTCACAACTGTAAACTTACAAATCGTAAAATTTGACTCTGGAGGTGAGAATGTGGATGTACGTAAATGTGCATTGGTGAGAATATTTGTTTATGTGTGCAAATGTGTAcaggtgtg
This window of the Stegostoma tigrinum isolate sSteTig4 chromosome 37, sSteTig4.hap1, whole genome shotgun sequence genome carries:
- the slc18a3a gene encoding probable vesicular acetylcholine transporter-A; this encodes MAAEMARGLVKAAVMKFSDVIGERTKQIRGAMQEPRRQRRIMLVIVCTALLLDNMLYMVIVPIIPNYLETLRTYKLVYVTSASNGTNGSALNSSQRAVLYSNPNANEDIQIGVLFASKAILQLLANPLTGTFIDRVGCDIPLFIGLIIIFLSTLTFAFGESYAMLFVARSLQGLGSAFADTSGIAMIADRYTEESERSSALGIALAFISFGSLAAPPFGGILYQFAGKRVPFLVLSFVSLLDGILLLTVVSPFTGRTRENMPQGSPIYKLMIDPYIAVVAGALTTCNIPLAFLEPTISNWMKQTMNASEWQMGLTWLPAFFPHILGVYVTVRLAAKYPNYQWFYGAIGMVIIGASSCTVPACRNFEELIIPLCSLCFGIALVDTALLPTLAFLVDVRHVSVYGSVYAIADISYSVAYALGPIVAGQIVHTLGFVQLNLGMGCVNVLYAPTLLLLRNVCQMKPSLSERNVLLEEGPKGLYDTIRMEERSTGKKGYGSSAGNYSTAGGLDNIGFDSSRRNQLLSEDDSSGSDYS